From the Burkholderia glumae LMG 2196 = ATCC 33617 genome, one window contains:
- the ctaD gene encoding cytochrome c oxidase subunit I, which yields MPPRPATATATATRPPPLARRPELDAITPDSAEARALAQLWESPPGLRGWLATVDHKRIGLRYIVTAFAFLLAGGAEALVMRVQLARPEASVLTPQQYDALFTMHGVTMIFLYALPVLSGFANYLWPLMLGSRDMAFPRLNAFSYWSFLGAGLFLYASFPLGAAPDAGWFNYVPLASLDYSRGVNLDIYAIGMILLGISTTGGAANFIVTLLRMRAHGMSVDRLPIIVWGTLTASVANLLAVPSVSLAFFLLWMDRNAGTHFFDVARDGRPLLWQHLFWMFAHPWVYVVVLPAMGIVSDALPTFCRRPLVAYEAVAVSTVATMLVGFEVWVHHMFATGIAPLALAFFGAASMLISIPSAVAVFAWIATIWTGRPVFRTPFLYFAGFVLMFTVGGVSGVMTAAVPLDWQLTDTYFVVAHLHYVLLGINVFPVLGGITYWFPKFTGRLMNERFGRATFWVIAIGFNLGFFPMHVSGLLGMPRRIYTYPAGMGWNTSNLLSTIGAFVFGAGTLMFVANALVSARRGRRAGANPWRAPGLEWSVPSPAPVYNFATLPLIGSRHPMWEPADAARRSSLQVGYRLHEGREALAVTPLAARPDAILKMPADSAVPFVLASLATLLGAALLVRSPTLAALAAAGCAAALGFWLWPRDSLGQRARAGAPARQAAPESRAAARLPPAFPAGAPVPCQTALPVASAGEHASGWWGVVTLIVTEAGLFGYLLFCYFYLQSQTSAVWPPEGAPTIALPAINTAVLLSSSGCVWLAERAVRAGRRRHAVTMLVLALALGTAFALVQLHEWHERGYGPATHLYGSLYFTITGFHLAHLFAGLLMLALLAVCTGLRAFDGHRHAALTIGALYWHFVDLVWLVIFAALTLAPWWQRHAG from the coding sequence ATGCCGCCCCGCCCCGCCACCGCCACCGCCACCGCCACGCGCCCGCCGCCGCTCGCCCGCCGCCCCGAACTCGACGCGATCACACCCGATTCCGCCGAGGCGAGGGCGCTCGCGCAATTATGGGAATCGCCGCCCGGCCTGCGCGGCTGGCTCGCCACCGTCGATCACAAACGCATCGGCCTGCGCTACATCGTGACCGCGTTCGCGTTCCTGCTGGCCGGCGGCGCGGAGGCGCTGGTGATGCGCGTGCAACTCGCGCGGCCCGAGGCCAGCGTGCTCACGCCGCAGCAGTACGACGCGCTGTTCACGATGCACGGCGTGACGATGATCTTTCTTTACGCCCTGCCGGTGCTGTCGGGCTTCGCGAACTATCTCTGGCCGCTGATGCTCGGCTCGCGCGACATGGCGTTCCCGCGCCTGAACGCGTTCTCGTACTGGTCGTTCCTGGGCGCCGGACTGTTCCTGTACGCGAGCTTTCCACTCGGCGCGGCGCCCGACGCGGGCTGGTTCAACTACGTCCCGCTCGCCTCGCTCGACTACAGCCGCGGCGTGAACCTCGACATCTACGCGATCGGCATGATCCTGCTCGGCATCTCGACCACCGGCGGCGCGGCGAACTTCATCGTCACGCTGCTGCGCATGCGCGCCCACGGCATGTCGGTGGACCGCCTGCCGATCATCGTGTGGGGCACGCTGACGGCCTCGGTGGCGAACCTGCTCGCCGTGCCCTCGGTGAGCCTCGCGTTCTTCCTGCTCTGGATGGACCGCAACGCCGGCACCCACTTCTTCGACGTCGCCCGCGACGGCCGGCCGCTGCTCTGGCAGCACCTGTTCTGGATGTTCGCGCATCCCTGGGTGTACGTGGTGGTGCTGCCGGCCATGGGGATCGTCTCGGACGCGCTGCCCACCTTCTGCCGGCGCCCGCTGGTGGCCTACGAGGCGGTGGCGGTCTCGACCGTCGCCACCATGCTGGTGGGCTTCGAGGTCTGGGTGCATCACATGTTCGCCACCGGCATCGCGCCGCTCGCGCTGGCGTTCTTCGGCGCGGCCAGCATGCTGATCTCGATTCCGAGCGCGGTGGCCGTGTTCGCCTGGATCGCGACGATCTGGACCGGGCGGCCGGTGTTCCGCACGCCGTTTCTCTACTTCGCCGGCTTCGTGCTGATGTTCACGGTGGGCGGCGTCTCGGGCGTGATGACGGCCGCCGTGCCGCTCGACTGGCAGCTGACCGACACCTACTTCGTGGTGGCGCACCTGCACTACGTGCTGCTCGGCATCAACGTGTTCCCGGTGCTGGGCGGCATCACCTACTGGTTCCCGAAGTTCACCGGCCGCCTGATGAACGAGCGATTCGGCCGCGCCACGTTCTGGGTGATCGCGATCGGCTTCAACCTCGGCTTCTTTCCGATGCACGTCTCCGGCTTGCTGGGCATGCCGCGCCGCATCTATACCTATCCCGCCGGGATGGGCTGGAACACCTCGAACCTGCTGTCGACGATCGGCGCGTTCGTGTTCGGCGCCGGCACCCTGATGTTCGTCGCCAACGCGCTGGTGAGCGCGCGGCGCGGCCGCCGCGCCGGCGCGAACCCGTGGCGCGCGCCCGGCCTCGAGTGGTCGGTGCCCTCGCCCGCGCCCGTCTACAACTTCGCGACGCTGCCGCTGATCGGCTCGCGCCATCCAATGTGGGAGCCGGCCGACGCGGCGCGACGCTCCAGCCTGCAGGTCGGCTATCGGCTCCACGAGGGCCGCGAGGCGCTGGCGGTCACGCCGCTGGCCGCGCGGCCGGACGCGATCCTGAAGATGCCCGCCGACAGTGCCGTGCCGTTCGTGCTGGCATCGCTGGCCACCCTGCTCGGCGCGGCCCTGCTGGTGCGCTCGCCCACGCTCGCGGCGCTGGCGGCGGCCGGCTGCGCCGCGGCGCTCGGGTTCTGGCTGTGGCCGCGCGACTCGCTCGGCCAGCGCGCGCGGGCGGGAGCGCCGGCGCGCCAGGCGGCACCGGAGTCGCGCGCCGCGGCGCGGCTGCCGCCCGCGTTCCCTGCGGGCGCCCCCGTGCCGTGCCAAACGGCGCTGCCGGTCGCCAGCGCCGGCGAGCACGCGAGCGGCTGGTGGGGCGTGGTCACGCTGATCGTCACCGAGGCCGGCCTGTTCGGCTATCTGCTGTTCTGCTATTTCTACCTGCAATCGCAGACCAGCGCCGTCTGGCCGCCGGAAGGCGCGCCGACCATCGCGCTACCGGCCATCAACACCGCGGTGCTGCTGTCGAGCAGCGGCTGCGTGTGGCTGGCCGAACGCGCCGTGCGCGCCGGCCGCCGCCGGCACGCGGTGACGATGCTGGTGCTCGCGCTCGCCCTCGGCACCGCGTTCGCGCTGGTGCAGCTGCACGAATGGCACGAGCGTGGCTACGGTCCCGCCACGCATCTGTACGGCAGCCTCTATTTCACGATCACCGGATTCCATCTGGCCCACCTCTTCGCCGGCCTGCTGATGCTGGCGCTGCTGGCCGTCTGCACCGGCCTGCGCGCGTTCGACGGCCACCGCCACGCCGCGCTGACGATCGGCGCGCTCTACTGGCATTTCGTCGACCTGGTCTGGCTGGTCATTTTCGCCGCCCTGACGCTCGCGCCCTGGTGGCAGAGGCACGCGGGATGA
- the coxB gene encoding cytochrome c oxidase subunit II, with the protein MPARQRDARRRPRADLHAVARYAGCGGLAAGLPARAAAEAAQGARPLAYIAHAAGPAARPVLVLGWALIALEAGVCLVIAVLLALAIWRRGRRDGRGGLTMVVGGTLVSTLLLFAATVAMLRVLGMVAAPPRRPALTIVVSAYDWWWRAAYPAQDGHGAAMVTANEIHIPVGEPVRIELHSADVIHAFWVPQLAGKTQAIPGQTNHQWLQADQPGVYRGQCSQYCGVQHAHMAFEVIAQPPDAYRAWLAAQRRPAEAPRTAQARRGQAVFAARCAGCHAIRGSEAAGSAGPDLTHLGARRLLAAGTFANTPANLRRWIAQAQQLKPGSAMPSIALDAGDADALAAYLATLH; encoded by the coding sequence GTGCCCGCCCGGCAGCGTGACGCACGGCGCAGGCCGCGCGCGGACCTGCACGCCGTCGCGCGCTATGCCGGCTGCGGTGGTCTCGCCGCCGGCCTGCCGGCGCGTGCCGCCGCAGAGGCGGCCCAAGGCGCGCGGCCGCTGGCCTATATCGCGCACGCGGCGGGGCCGGCCGCGCGGCCGGTGCTGGTGCTGGGCTGGGCCCTGATCGCGCTGGAGGCGGGCGTGTGCCTGGTGATCGCCGTGCTGCTGGCGCTGGCGATCTGGCGGCGCGGCCGGCGCGACGGGCGCGGCGGCCTGACGATGGTGGTCGGCGGCACGCTCGTCTCGACGCTGCTGCTGTTCGCGGCCACGGTGGCGATGCTGCGCGTGCTCGGCATGGTGGCCGCGCCGCCGCGCCGGCCGGCGCTGACGATCGTGGTGAGCGCCTACGACTGGTGGTGGCGCGCCGCCTATCCGGCCCAGGACGGGCACGGCGCCGCGATGGTGACCGCCAACGAGATTCACATCCCGGTCGGCGAGCCGGTGCGGATCGAGCTGCACAGCGCCGACGTGATCCACGCGTTCTGGGTGCCGCAACTGGCCGGCAAGACGCAGGCCATTCCCGGCCAGACCAACCACCAGTGGCTGCAGGCGGACCAGCCGGGCGTCTACCGCGGCCAGTGCTCGCAATACTGCGGCGTGCAGCACGCGCACATGGCCTTCGAGGTGATCGCGCAGCCGCCCGATGCCTATCGCGCATGGCTCGCCGCGCAGCGCCGGCCGGCCGAGGCGCCGCGCACGGCCCAGGCGCGGCGCGGCCAGGCCGTGTTCGCGGCGCGCTGCGCCGGATGCCATGCGATCCGCGGCAGCGAGGCGGCCGGCAGCGCCGGGCCGGATCTCACGCATCTGGGCGCGCGCCGGCTGCTCGCGGCCGGCACGTTCGCCAACACCCCCGCCAACCTGCGCCGCTGGATCGCGCAGGCGCAGCAGCTCAAGCCCGGCAGCGCGATGCCGTCGATCGCGCTCGACGCCGGCGACGCCGATGCGCTGGCCGCCTATCTCGCCACCCTGCACTGA
- a CDS encoding glycosyltransferase, producing the protein MIGVAIPAHNEARRLARCLAAAGAAARHPALRGEPVRIVVVLDSCSDASPRIAARHGVETVVVQARNVGTARAAGADLLLRHGARWLAFTDADSRVAPDWLVAQLALGADAVCGTVAVGDWRGHPASVVEAWRHRYRDADGHRHVHGANLGVSADAYLRAGGFPPLACDEDVALVERLAGAGARIAWSAAPRVTTSARTDPRARGGFGDTLAAWAGRGLDTLRAENGVAMSEAVPAADAPA; encoded by the coding sequence ATGATCGGCGTCGCGATTCCCGCCCACAACGAAGCGCGCCGTCTCGCGCGATGCCTGGCGGCGGCCGGCGCGGCCGCGCGGCATCCGGCGTTGCGCGGCGAGCCCGTGCGCATCGTGGTGGTGCTCGACAGTTGCAGCGACGCGTCGCCGCGCATCGCCGCGCGCCATGGCGTGGAGACGGTGGTGGTGCAGGCGCGCAACGTCGGCACCGCCCGCGCGGCCGGCGCCGACCTGCTGCTGCGCCACGGCGCGCGCTGGCTGGCGTTCACCGATGCCGACAGCCGGGTGGCGCCCGACTGGCTCGTCGCGCAGCTGGCGCTCGGCGCCGACGCCGTGTGCGGCACGGTGGCCGTGGGCGACTGGCGCGGCCATCCGGCGAGCGTCGTCGAGGCATGGCGGCACCGCTACCGCGACGCCGACGGCCACCGGCACGTGCATGGCGCCAACCTCGGCGTCAGCGCGGACGCCTACCTTCGCGCCGGCGGCTTCCCGCCGCTGGCCTGCGACGAGGACGTCGCATTGGTGGAGCGGCTGGCCGGCGCCGGCGCGCGCATCGCCTGGAGCGCCGCGCCGCGCGTGACCACCAGCGCGCGCACCGACCCGCGCGCGCGCGGCGGCTTCGGCGACACGCTCGCGGCATGGGCGGGCAGGGGCCTCGACACGCTGCGTGCCGAGAACGGCGTGGCGATGAGCGAGGCGGTGCCGGCGGCCGATGCGCCCGCATGA
- a CDS encoding PIG-L family deacetylase, which translates to MSTVPRRGRPGFEPPRGAAGTMPAGRRAWSRTGAAAVRAALDARAPLFVVSPHLDDAVFGCASLLATRPGTVVCTVFAGLPAPPQCRPWDAAGGFADSTAALRERIREDDEALRICGARGLRLPFLDGQYGPPPGQQALARALAAQLARCPGAVPLVPLGLHHPDHRCVADAWQLLARRQRRRAWLVYEEAIHRGVPGVTAARLHRLERAGWRLTPLRAGWSAARGGEPARAVRRRAIAAYASQLRAFGDARLADLDAPERYWLAERRARTR; encoded by the coding sequence ATGAGCACCGTCCCGCGTCGCGGCCGCCCGGGGTTCGAGCCGCCGCGCGGCGCAGCCGGCACGATGCCTGCGGGCCGGCGCGCTTGGTCCCGCACGGGCGCCGCGGCCGTGCGGGCGGCGCTGGATGCCCGTGCCCCGCTGTTCGTGGTGTCGCCGCATCTGGACGATGCCGTGTTCGGCTGCGCGTCGCTGCTCGCCACGCGGCCCGGCACGGTGGTCTGCACCGTGTTCGCGGGCCTGCCCGCGCCGCCGCAATGCCGGCCCTGGGACGCGGCAGGCGGCTTCGCCGATTCCACGGCGGCACTGCGCGAGCGCATCCGTGAGGATGACGAAGCGCTGCGGATCTGCGGTGCGCGCGGCCTGCGGCTGCCGTTTCTGGACGGCCAGTACGGGCCGCCGCCCGGCCAGCAAGCCCTGGCACGCGCGCTGGCCGCGCAGCTGGCGCGCTGCCCGGGCGCCGTGCCGCTGGTCCCGCTCGGCCTGCACCATCCCGACCATCGCTGCGTGGCCGACGCCTGGCAGCTGCTGGCGCGGCGGCAGCGGCGGCGGGCCTGGCTCGTCTACGAAGAGGCGATCCATCGCGGCGTTCCCGGCGTGACGGCCGCGCGCCTGCACCGCCTGGAGCGGGCGGGCTGGCGCCTCACGCCGCTGCGGGCCGGCTGGAGCGCCGCGCGCGGCGGCGAGCCGGCCCGCGCCGTCAGGCGGCGCGCGATCGCGGCCTATGCGAGCCAGCTGCGCGCGTTCGGCGACGCGCGGCTGGCCGATCTGGACGCGCCCGAGCGCTACTGGCTCGCCGAGCGCCGCGCCCGGACGCGCTGA
- a CDS encoding SAM-dependent methyltransferase has protein sequence MADADEDGGPRRAAREHFEAKFAQQADPWHYRTSWYETRKRALMLAALPRERYRRGFEPGCANGELSACLAPRCELLRCADFAPSAAALARARLAGFAQASVELRTMPEDWPEGRFDLVVISEFAYYLDASRCAQLARLACAALDADGTLACCHWRHGAEDMMLSAAAVHALFAQAARQAGLHARTRVDDADFLLEVWSAEAPPAARR, from the coding sequence ATGGCCGACGCCGACGAAGACGGGGGGCCGCGCCGCGCCGCTCGCGAGCATTTCGAGGCGAAGTTCGCGCAGCAGGCGGACCCGTGGCACTACCGCACGAGCTGGTACGAGACGCGCAAGCGCGCGCTGATGCTGGCCGCGCTGCCGCGCGAACGCTATCGGCGCGGCTTCGAGCCCGGCTGCGCGAACGGCGAGCTGTCGGCCTGCCTCGCGCCGCGCTGCGAGCTGCTGCGGTGCGCCGACTTCGCGCCTAGCGCCGCCGCGCTCGCGCGCGCGCGTCTGGCCGGATTCGCGCAGGCCAGCGTCGAGCTGCGGACCATGCCCGAGGACTGGCCGGAGGGCCGTTTCGATCTGGTCGTCATCAGCGAGTTCGCCTACTACCTCGATGCCTCGCGCTGCGCGCAACTTGCGCGGCTCGCCTGCGCGGCGCTCGACGCCGACGGCACGCTGGCGTGCTGTCACTGGCGCCACGGCGCCGAGGACATGATGCTGAGCGCTGCCGCGGTCCACGCGCTGTTCGCGCAGGCCGCGCGGCAGGCCGGGCTGCATGCGCGCACGCGGGTGGACGACGCCGATTTCCTGCTCGAGGTGTGGAGCGCCGAGGCCCCGCCTGCGGCGCGGCGCTGA
- a CDS encoding acyl-CoA/acyl-ACP dehydrogenase: MTPTTPERPPACGPHPMQRPAPGAAAPDARVPAAQAVRPDALLEGLTLPLDEAALAVAARRAAAALPPPRPGGGHTLARWRLLAELAALDLPLAKIYEAHADALAILDELGTAAGGAQAASGGALLAVWAARAPRDELRIVARDLAHDISPDARPAGRYVRLTGSKPWCSGAHFVDAALVTCVGADGRDELALLSMRQPGVTVSGRGWEALGMRATQSVEIDLVNARARLVGASGAYLARPGFWQGGAGIAACWYGAAAALAERLRDAAARRDDPHLRAHLGAADVALCAARALLREAAQQIDARPQASAMALALRARGAVEHAAEAVLRASAHGLGAGPLCRDRWFAQMAADLPVFLRQSHAERDLAVLGATVATEPAPWPL; encoded by the coding sequence ATGACGCCGACCACTCCGGAACGTCCCCCAGCCTGCGGCCCGCACCCCATGCAGCGGCCGGCGCCCGGCGCCGCCGCGCCCGATGCGCGCGTGCCGGCCGCGCAGGCCGTCCGTCCCGACGCGCTGCTCGAGGGCCTGACGCTGCCGCTCGACGAGGCCGCGCTGGCGGTGGCCGCTCGCCGCGCGGCGGCCGCCTTGCCGCCGCCGCGCCCCGGCGGCGGCCACACACTCGCGCGCTGGCGCTTGCTGGCCGAGCTGGCCGCGCTCGACCTGCCGCTCGCGAAAATCTACGAGGCCCATGCCGACGCGCTCGCGATTCTCGACGAATTGGGCACGGCCGCCGGCGGCGCGCAAGCGGCCAGCGGCGGCGCGCTGCTGGCGGTCTGGGCCGCGCGCGCGCCGCGCGACGAGCTGCGCATCGTCGCGCGCGACCTGGCCCACGACATCTCACCCGACGCCCGTCCCGCAGGCCGCTACGTGCGGCTCACCGGCAGCAAGCCCTGGTGCTCGGGCGCGCACTTCGTGGACGCGGCGCTCGTCACCTGCGTCGGCGCCGACGGGCGCGACGAGCTGGCCCTGCTGTCGATGCGGCAGCCCGGCGTGACGGTCAGCGGGCGCGGCTGGGAGGCGCTCGGCATGCGCGCCACGCAGAGCGTCGAGATCGATCTGGTGAACGCGCGCGCGCGGCTGGTCGGCGCGAGCGGGGCCTATCTGGCGCGCCCCGGCTTCTGGCAGGGCGGCGCCGGCATCGCCGCCTGCTGGTACGGCGCCGCGGCGGCGCTGGCCGAGCGCCTGCGCGACGCCGCCGCGCGGCGCGACGACCCGCATCTGCGCGCCCACCTGGGCGCCGCCGACGTGGCGCTCTGCGCCGCGCGCGCGCTGCTGCGCGAGGCGGCGCAGCAGATCGACGCCCGCCCCCAGGCCAGCGCCATGGCGCTCGCGCTGCGCGCGCGCGGCGCGGTGGAACACGCGGCCGAGGCGGTGCTGCGCGCGAGCGCGCATGGGCTCGGCGCCGGCCCGCTGTGCCGCGACCGCTGGTTCGCGCAGATGGCGGCCGACCTGCCGGTGTTCCTGCGCCAGAGCCACGCCGAACGCGACCTGGCCGTGCTCGGCGCAACCGTGGCGACCGAGCCCGCACCGTGGCCGCTGTGA